One stretch of Corvus hawaiiensis isolate bCorHaw1 chromosome 1, bCorHaw1.pri.cur, whole genome shotgun sequence DNA includes these proteins:
- the MEIOC gene encoding meiosis-specific coiled-coil domain-containing protein MEIOC — protein sequence MLPQRRPTGPPHGRQGAAQRRRRGAPGRGLGGHAPYATEASHWPLCPPLKALTVALRERCGDWSVRRGGRGRGSRAAPGVAGALRAPCAGSGWDTGGARPGTRWQPGGGPAGLSWSRSRSRSRSRSRSRSRSRSRGAAGWAERRGVRPNVAFRGGGRGWGSAEAGGRPTDVFSTTLPGSSLLYGCYKSQNEENVELPQAYSSSLSTSEYSAPVDPSLLYPPWSTCTDDTKQPAAPQVNLKSRVQPERNDYGSETDLYGLVSDILEEQDKPQPSFAEGSCPPPLKSVWPVNTTRMDPHDLLPETRRAVVGTVPQQGFYSSESMPAADKQFLQSPTLVAQQKADNCYRGFASVDLEEQSLYSARSDRANGYNLQANESMKTTPVYQNYPYLKNTFAAQAGYSEAIKDSGADAYSYGREKVCPKGADAQVHPKRAETFLPQCHRYNESTDYTRYAEYSHAGKAKPNKSTTCSLQENRKLVNGTPEAPPLDAEPYAKLFQVKSGTQKKFEDTISDQHDFTFPKSVGLVSEKQFANESSFSTDFGQKFEYGLKSFGACAGNNGVEQQQFSKADLQNPEFYKSLPLLPNAAVPSAGSSARPGWMNIQTKPMASGPFQNPSPLLKMNNQSAAFPKSSRHSNDVFQLPSSNLPLNSNLLHKYCQDNPFLSGLDFGYSAAERARTAACMEALVRGGEENLIEYLSEKKLKQPNGFCDSYLAQQLGIIDSLNKQRFQLKPQSEHCDLEGQNQADGVFQDMYQELLESQGQLHLGTGNGDTSAISAGSCLQAPGIPNCMVGDFRRNRQLGPSTFPMRSPHVLGRSVAPLMEPHTLFSQDDLKRLYPCFAEKMYGDSALSGFMSAFGFQKQVKSHSGPASELHVRLEECYEQWRALEKERKKTESALAKNFQGKKVSSTNNIPIPRLTSNPSRVDRLIVDQLREQARVVTLLGKMERLCSSPLHENISTALDKHLESIQVVQARRKDEIVNASSRQRHGPPRCQDERVVLALAAAIRALCLATRKVRTVLWCALQVTLPKPSAGKRARERLPQEGAAPEEKRAETPPAAAAAPRGPREGGAEGALGPCTDLLRSVYEKGDMSSL from the exons ATGTTGCCGCAGCGCCGACCGACGGGCCCTCCCCACGGCCGCCAGGGGGCGGCGCAGCGCAGGCGCCGCGGAGCGCCGGGGCGGGGCCTCGGAGGCCACGCCCCCTACGCCACTGAGGCTTCCCATTGGCCGCTCTGCCCGCCGCTCAAGGCACTGACGGTCGC TCTTCGGGAGCGCTGCGGGGATTGGTCGGtgaggcggggtgggcggggccgagggtcCCGGGCGGCCCCCGGTGTTGCCGGGGCTCTGAGGGCGCCGTGCGCGGGGTCAGGGTGGGACACGGGCGGTGCCCGGCCGGGAACGCGATGGCAACCTGGAGGGGGCCCGGCGGGGCTCAGctggtcccggtcccggtcccgctcccgctcccgctcccgctcccgctcccggtcccggtcccgcggtgcagcggGATGGGCCGAGCGCCGCGGTGTGAGG CCCAACGTGGCGTTCCGAGGCGGTGGCCGCGGCTGGGGCAGTGCGGAAGCGGGTGGGAGGCCCACGGACGTGTTCAGCACCACCCTGCCGGGCTCTTCCTTGCTCTATGGCTGCTACAAATCACAG aatgaagaaaatgtgGAGTTACCTCAGGCCTACAGTTCTTCCCTTTCAACATCAGAGTACTCTGCACCCGTGGACCCTTCCCTTTTGTACCCCCCTTGGTCTACATGTACAGATGACACcaagcagcctgctgctcctcaggttAACCTGAAGTCCAG GGTTCAGCCCGAAAGGAACGATTATGGCAGTGAAACTGATTTATATGGACTCGTGTCAGACATCTTGGAAGAACAAGACAAACCACAGCCGTCCTTTGCTGAGGG GAGTTGCCCTCCCCCCCTGAAGTCAGTGTGGCCAGTGAACACGACCAGAATGGACCCCCATGACCTGTTGCCAGAAACCAGGAGGGCAGTTGTTGGAACTGTGCCACAGCAGGGTTTCTATAGCAGTGAATCCATGCCTGCTGCTGACAAGCAGTTCCTGCAGAGTCCCACTCTGGTGGCACAGCAGAAGGCAGACAATTGTTACCGCGGCTTTGCCAGCGTGGACCTGGAAGAGCAGAGCTTGTACTCTGCCAGGAGCGATCGTGCCAACGGCTACAACTTGCAGGCTAATGAGAGTATGAAGACAACACCTGTGTATCAGAACTACCCCTACCTGAAAAACACCtttgcagcccaggctgggtaCTCAGAAGCAATCAAAGACTCGGGAGCTGATGCTTATTCTTATGGAAGGGAGAAGGTGTGTCCCAAAGGAGCAGATGCACAGGTGCACCCAAAGCGGGCAGAAACATTCCTTCCACAGTGTCACAGATACAATGAGAGCACAGATTATACCAGGTACGCTGAATATTCTCATGCTGGTAAAGCAAAGCCCAACAAGAGCACCACTTGTAGCCTCCAAGAAAATAGAAAGCTGGTAAATGGAACCCCTGAGGCACCGCCTCTGGATGCAGAGCCCTATGCTAAATTATTTCAAGTTAAATCAGGAACTCAGAAAAAATTTGAAGATACAATTTCAGATCAGCATGACTTTACATTTCCCAAGTCTGTAGGACTTGTATCAGAAAAACAATTTGCAAACGAATCTTCCTTCAGCACTGATTTTGGGCAAAAATTTGAATATGGACTGAAATCTTTTGGAGCTTGTGCAGGGAATAATGGtgtggaacagcagcagttttccaAGGCCGATCTTCAGAATCCTGAATTCTATAAATCACTCCCACTGTTGCCCAATGCAGCAGTCCCCTCGGCAGGCTCTAGTGCCAGGCCAGGATGGATGAACATCCAAACCAAACCCATGGCTTCTGGCCCCTTCCAGAACCCAAGTCCTTTGTTGAAAATGAATAATCAGTCAGCTGCCTTTCCAAAAAGCTCTCGTCATTCTAATGATGTTTTTCAGTTGCCATCTTCAAATTTGCCTTTAAATAGTAATTTACTTCACAAGTACTGTCAAGACAACCCATTCCTCTCCGGCCTTGACTTTGGCTACAGCGCTGCAGAACGAGCTCGGACGGCTGCGTGCATGGAAGCCCTGGTTAGGGGTGGGGAAGAGAACCTCATCGAGTACCTCAGTGAGAAGAAGCTGAAGCAGCCAAATGGATTCTGTGACAGTTACTTGGCTCAGCAGTTGGGGATCATTGACAGTCTGAACAAACAGCGTTTCCAGCTGAAGCCACAGAGCGAGCATTGTGATCTGGAAGGGCAAAACCAGGCAGATGGGGTGTTTCAGGACATGTACCAGGAGTTACTGGAGTCTCAGGGGCAGCTCCATCTCGGGACAGGGAACGGGGACACCAGTGCCatcagtgctgggagctgcctgcaggctCCAGGCATTCCCAACTGCATGGTGGGCGACTTCAGGCGGAACCGGCAGCTGGGTCCCAGCACCTTCCCCATGAGATCTCCTCACGTCTTGGGCCGCTCCGTGGCGCCTCTGATGGAGCCTCACACCTTGTTCTCCCAGGATGATCTCAAACGCCTCTACCCCTGCTTCGCAGAGAAGATGTACGGTGACAGTGCCCTTTCCGGTTTCATGTCAGCATTTGGATTTCAAAAGCAGGTGAAAAGCCACAGTGGGCCTGCCAGCGAGCTGCATGTGAGACTGGAAGAGTGTTACGAGCAGTGGAGAGctttggagaaagaaagaaagaag acTGAATCAGCTCTTGCTAAGAATTTCCAAGGGAAGAAGGTTTCCAGTACTAACAACATTCCAATTCCAAGGCTGACATCAAATCCATCAAGGGTTGATCGCTTAATTGTGGATCAGCTACGGGAACAAGCCAGA GTTGTGACTTTACTGGGGAAGATGGAGCGCCTGTGCAGTTCTCCACTCCACGAAAACATCTCCACTGCTCTGGATAAACACCTGGAGTCGATCCAAGTGGTGCAGGCACGGAGGAAGGATGAAATTGTAAATGCTTCGAGTCGCCAGCGGCACGGCCCTCCCAGGTGCCAGGATGAGAGAG TGGTGCTGGCTCTGGCTGCGGCGATCCGAGCCCTGTGCCTGGCCACGCGCAAGGTCCGCACCGTGCTGTGGTGCgcgctccaggtgaccctgccaaAGCCCTCCGCTGGAAAACGCGCTCGGGAGAGGCTTCCTCAGGAGGGGGCAGCGCCTGAAGAGAAACGAGCAGAGACCCCCCCGGCTGCAGCTGCGGCCCCACGAGGGCCCAGGGAAGGGGGTGCAGAGGGAGCCCTGGGGCCGTGCACGGACCTGCTCCGCAGTGTGTATGAGAAAGGAGATATGAGTTCCTTAtaa